One window of the Acidimicrobiales bacterium genome contains the following:
- the trxA gene encoding thioredoxin, with amino-acid sequence MTMNIVRCVNCGSNNRLPAAATGTPRCGRCRSPLPWVVDAGDDSFSEIADESRVPVLVDLWAPWCGPCRTVSPALEHLAQELAGRVKLVKVNVDEAPKLSERFSVQGIPTLLLMSGGEVVARQTGAAPEHALRQWLDQALARAS; translated from the coding sequence ATGACGATGAACATCGTTCGTTGTGTGAACTGCGGCAGCAACAATCGGCTACCGGCGGCCGCCACGGGGACGCCGAGATGCGGTCGGTGCCGCTCCCCACTTCCGTGGGTCGTTGACGCCGGCGACGACAGCTTCTCGGAGATCGCCGATGAGTCGAGGGTCCCGGTGCTGGTCGACCTGTGGGCGCCCTGGTGTGGGCCGTGTCGCACGGTGAGCCCGGCGCTCGAACACCTGGCTCAGGAGCTGGCGGGCCGAGTGAAGCTCGTGAAGGTGAACGTGGACGAAGCGCCCAAGCTGTCCGAGCGGTTCTCCGTGCAGGGCATACCGACGCTGTTGCTGATGAGCGGAGGGGAGGTGGTTGCCCGCCAGACGGGCGCCGCACCCGAGCATGCCCTCCGACAGTGGCTCGACCAGGCACTGGCGCGCGCGTCGTAG
- a CDS encoding DUF5335 family protein: MSLEKEELPRPAWRDFLESVTKEHDTDDVTIEVLSNEFGDQQEAERIPLAYIEYDDRDDAVIVGVGGRSSQYPVVLRHTVHHPLQIFVHPPAPNVTRAIDIVGEDGDQTVITLYPRPALPR; encoded by the coding sequence GTGAGCTTGGAGAAAGAAGAGCTTCCACGTCCGGCGTGGCGGGACTTTCTAGAGTCGGTGACCAAGGAGCACGATACCGACGATGTCACCATCGAAGTGCTGAGCAACGAGTTCGGTGACCAGCAGGAGGCCGAGAGGATCCCGCTCGCCTACATCGAGTACGACGACCGCGACGACGCCGTCATCGTCGGCGTCGGAGGCAGGAGTAGCCAGTATCCAGTGGTGCTGCGACACACCGTTCATCATCCACTTCAGATCTTCGTCCACCCCCCGGCTCCGAATGTCACGCGCGCTATCGATATCGTGGGTGAGGATGGGGACCAAACGGTCATCACCCTCTATCCCCGCCCAGCCCTGCCGCGGTAG
- a CDS encoding CvpA family protein translates to MNWVDLIILLAVIAAAVHGLLLGGAVQLLSFGGLAVGLVAGGALAAVVARLGGDPLTKALFALLAVFGLALLGGAFGRELGVRLWGRLRRRKLAWFDAAIGALLAGAATLTAAWLIGGMISNAPIRGLASEIQHSAVLRGLGSILPPAPSVFSRLQRLIDATGLPQVFAQLEPQPAGRLPLPTDPTVRAAVARAGPSTVKIIGGACGA, encoded by the coding sequence GTGAACTGGGTCGACCTCATCATCCTGCTGGCTGTCATCGCGGCCGCCGTCCACGGCCTTCTCCTGGGTGGGGCGGTCCAGCTGCTCTCCTTCGGAGGACTCGCCGTCGGGCTCGTGGCCGGAGGGGCGCTGGCCGCGGTTGTCGCTCGCCTGGGTGGGGATCCGCTGACCAAGGCGCTGTTCGCGCTTCTTGCAGTCTTCGGTCTCGCGCTGCTGGGGGGCGCGTTCGGACGGGAGCTGGGTGTGCGCCTGTGGGGTCGACTGCGACGAAGGAAGCTGGCCTGGTTCGATGCCGCGATCGGCGCTCTGTTGGCGGGCGCCGCGACCCTGACCGCCGCCTGGCTCATAGGTGGCATGATCTCCAACGCCCCGATCCGAGGGCTGGCCTCCGAGATCCAGCACTCGGCCGTACTGCGTGGCCTGGGGAGCATCCTGCCTCCAGCCCCGTCGGTGTTCTCCAGGCTGCAACGGCTCATCGACGCCACGGGCCTCCCCCAGGTATTCGCCCAGCTCGAACCCCAGCCGGCCGGCCGACTGCCCCTGCCCACCGATCCCACCGTACGGGCCGCCGTGGCGCGGGCGGGTCCGTCGACGGTCAAGATCATCGGCGGGGCGTGTGGCGCGAT